The following coding sequences are from one Candidatus Bathyarchaeota archaeon window:
- a CDS encoding THUMP domain-containing protein has protein sequence MIRDFNILATTSRGNEDETCSELWYLLNEIGDSAPVVDKTGVAGLIVAKTIFNPFEVIEKFRRILRERPYEFRYTLRVIPIEKVVRTDIGEIQRAAAELSAKIAPNESFRITVEKRFTETSTRDIIEAAAANIKRKVDLSNPDKILLIEVIGGLTGLAVIRPNDILSVVKEKTL, from the coding sequence ATGATTAGGGATTTTAACATTTTAGCCACGACTTCTAGAGGCAACGAAGACGAGACGTGTTCCGAGCTTTGGTATTTACTGAACGAAATTGGTGATTCTGCGCCTGTTGTGGACAAAACTGGAGTTGCTGGTTTAATTGTTGCTAAAACAATCTTTAACCCTTTCGAGGTTATTGAAAAGTTTAGACGAATCCTGCGAGAAAGACCTTATGAGTTCCGTTACACACTGCGGGTAATTCCCATTGAAAAAGTAGTCCGTACAGACATTGGGGAAATCCAGCGGGCTGCCGCTGAGCTAAGCGCGAAAATAGCGCCAAACGAAAGTTTCCGTATTACTGTTGAAAAACGGTTTACTGAAACTTCTACAAGGGACATTATTGAAGCTGCGGCTGCAAACATTAAAAGGAAAGTTGACTTAAGTAATCCTGACAAAATTCTCTTAATTGAAGTAATAGGTGGTTTAACAGGACTTGCAGTGATAAGACCAAACGATATTTTGTCAGTAGTAAAAGAGAAGACGCTCTAG
- a CDS encoding isoaspartyl peptidase/L-asparaginase, which translates to MVVHGGAGNWNIERINPGIEGVKKAAKMGFEIMLKGGSALDAVVEAVAVLEDVGVFNAGYGSSLTIEKTVEMEASVMEGKTLKAGAAGLLRDVRNPVRLARIVMEHTDHVFVVGEGAEKLARLFNLERRNPITELRLKYYEQQKQALLEGKHELPKLAKLVREHPELFDLETVGAVALDKDGNVAAATSTGGFPLKLPGRIGDSPLIGCGTYADNRSGACSATGVGEIAIRLCLAKTVCNYMESGKTPQEAVEDAIRLVNERMAGTYNSMGLIAVNTKGEIGAAHNSKHLCWAYFTPKMQGPEAALTAKILR; encoded by the coding sequence ATCGTCGTTCATGGTGGTGCTGGGAACTGGAATATAGAGCGGATTAACCCGGGAATAGAAGGTGTTAAAAAAGCAGCTAAAATGGGTTTTGAAATAATGCTAAAGGGCGGAAGCGCCCTTGATGCTGTTGTTGAAGCCGTTGCAGTTTTAGAAGATGTAGGCGTTTTTAACGCTGGTTATGGCTCGAGCTTAACAATAGAAAAAACTGTTGAGATGGAGGCTTCCGTTATGGAGGGGAAAACGTTGAAAGCTGGAGCTGCCGGGCTTTTGAGAGATGTTCGAAACCCCGTTCGCCTTGCGAGAATTGTTATGGAACACACGGACCACGTTTTTGTCGTTGGCGAAGGGGCTGAAAAACTAGCCAGACTGTTCAATCTTGAAAGGAGAAACCCCATCACTGAGCTCCGCCTTAAATATTATGAACAGCAGAAGCAAGCCTTGCTTGAAGGGAAACATGAACTGCCTAAACTCGCAAAACTTGTTAGGGAACACCCGGAGCTCTTTGACCTTGAAACCGTCGGCGCTGTAGCCCTTGATAAAGATGGAAACGTGGCAGCCGCCACATCGACTGGAGGTTTCCCACTGAAGCTGCCTGGAAGAATCGGTGATTCACCGTTAATTGGCTGCGGCACATATGCTGACAACCGCAGTGGGGCATGCTCAGCTACTGGTGTCGGCGAAATTGCCATAAGGCTTTGTTTGGCGAAAACTGTGTGCAATTATATGGAAAGCGGAAAAACCCCACAAGAGGCTGTTGAAGACGCTATAAGACTTGTTAATGAGCGAATGGCTGGAACCTACAATTCTATGGGCTTAATAGCGGTAAACACAAAAGGCGAAATCGGAGCAGCTCACAACTCTAAACACTTGTGCTGGGCATATTTTACACCTAAAATGCAGGGGCCTGAAGCTGCCTTAACGGCAAAGATTTTAAGGTAA
- a CDS encoding ribosome biogenesis/translation initiation ATPase RLI: MTRIAVLDSDKCKPKRCGKQCHRFCPMVRSRVEAIRFENTKLVIVEALCSGCGICVKKCPFNAISIVNLPDELEKDCSHRFGPNTFKLYRLPTPSPGTVLGLLGKNGIGKTTALKILSGEIKLNLGKFENPPSWDEIIRYFRGSTLQEYFQRMSEGKLKVVHKPQYVDKIPRVVSGKVGELIEKANERGAMLNAIAERLELKKIWNRPLEALSGGELQRVAIAVAICREADVYLFDEPSSYLDVKQRLEVAKAIRTLKKENKTVIVAEHDLAIIDYLSDQICIFYGEAGVYGIVSHVHGVRTGINIYLQGYIPDENVRFRKEAIIFHEKPPTISFGGGETLLRWNSIEKTYEGFKLVAYPGEIKKGEIIGILGPNGIGKTTFIKILAGLEKTDDGKEFKELEVSYKPQYISAEYQGTVQELLMSIAKEEFGSSWYKVEILQPLGLEKFLDRNVTELSGGELQKTAIAACLSRKADLYLLDEPSAYLDVEERLNMARTVRRVVEARGATAFVVEHDVVAQDFIADRLMVFIGEPGVKGFANPPTSLREGMNTFLKEMNVTFRRDPITKRPRVNKEGSKLDKYQKEIGEYYYVRTTTITEEE, from the coding sequence ATGACGCGGATAGCTGTGCTAGATTCGGACAAATGTAAGCCAAAACGCTGTGGTAAACAGTGTCATCGTTTCTGTCCTATGGTTAGGAGTCGCGTGGAAGCAATCCGCTTTGAAAATACAAAACTAGTAATTGTAGAAGCTTTATGCTCGGGATGTGGGATCTGCGTTAAAAAATGTCCATTCAACGCTATATCTATAGTAAATTTACCTGACGAGCTGGAAAAGGACTGTAGCCACCGCTTCGGCCCAAACACATTTAAGCTTTATAGACTTCCAACACCGTCACCAGGCACAGTGTTAGGCTTGCTTGGCAAAAACGGTATTGGAAAGACAACGGCCTTGAAAATTCTCTCTGGCGAAATTAAGCTCAACCTTGGAAAATTTGAAAACCCGCCCAGCTGGGACGAGATAATACGATATTTCAGAGGCTCAACATTACAAGAGTATTTTCAAAGAATGAGTGAAGGCAAACTCAAAGTTGTGCATAAACCTCAATACGTAGATAAAATCCCAAGAGTTGTGTCCGGCAAAGTTGGCGAACTTATAGAAAAAGCAAATGAACGAGGCGCCATGCTAAACGCCATTGCGGAGCGGTTAGAGTTAAAGAAAATTTGGAATAGACCGTTAGAGGCTCTAAGTGGTGGCGAGCTTCAACGGGTTGCTATAGCGGTTGCCATATGCCGCGAAGCCGATGTGTATCTTTTCGATGAGCCCTCAAGTTATTTGGACGTAAAACAGCGGCTTGAGGTTGCAAAAGCCATAAGAACATTGAAAAAAGAGAATAAAACCGTAATTGTGGCAGAACATGACCTTGCCATAATAGATTACCTTTCAGATCAAATATGCATATTCTACGGCGAGGCAGGTGTTTATGGCATAGTTTCCCATGTACACGGCGTTCGAACAGGCATAAACATTTACCTTCAAGGTTATATCCCTGACGAAAATGTCCGCTTTAGAAAAGAAGCCATAATCTTCCATGAAAAACCACCAACAATCAGTTTCGGTGGCGGAGAAACACTGCTAAGATGGAACAGCATAGAGAAAACCTATGAAGGATTCAAGCTTGTAGCTTACCCTGGTGAGATTAAGAAAGGTGAAATCATAGGAATTCTTGGACCTAATGGTATTGGAAAAACAACTTTCATAAAAATATTGGCGGGATTAGAGAAAACTGATGATGGAAAAGAGTTTAAAGAGTTGGAGGTAAGCTACAAACCTCAGTATATCTCAGCGGAATATCAGGGCACGGTGCAAGAGCTATTAATGAGCATAGCTAAAGAGGAATTTGGCTCAAGTTGGTACAAGGTTGAAATCCTTCAACCGCTTGGGCTAGAAAAGTTTCTAGATAGAAATGTTACTGAGCTAAGTGGTGGTGAACTGCAGAAAACCGCCATAGCTGCATGTCTCTCAAGAAAAGCGGACCTCTACCTTTTAGACGAGCCCAGCGCCTACCTAGACGTGGAGGAGAGGCTCAATATGGCGCGCACTGTACGGAGAGTTGTGGAAGCCCGCGGTGCCACGGCCTTTGTGGTTGAACATGATGTGGTTGCCCAAGACTTCATCGCAGACCGTCTCATGGTTTTCATAGGAGAACCAGGTGTGAAAGGTTTTGCAAATCCGCCTACAAGCCTCAGAGAAGGGATGAACACATTCCTAAAAGAGATGAACGTGACCTTTAGAAGGGACCCTATAACGAAAAGGCCTCGCGTAAACAAGGAAGGCTCAAAGCTAGACAAGTACCAGAAGGAGATAGGAGAATACTATTATGTGCGAACCACAACTATAACAGAAGAAGAATAG
- a CDS encoding DNA topoisomerase VI subunit B: MAQVTFEEISASDFFYRNRDIAGFTNPTRAIFAAIRELVENSLDAAESLKIPPDIYVRLSFEGEASQETQIYKLRVEDNGCGIPPRHIPSAFGQVLYGSKYKLKQQRGTFGLGGKMAILYGQITTHQPATIISSTSPSSKIYMYKLMIDIQRNRPIILDRKVFLNKEGWRGTVVEFSLEGDYLRAMPKILEYFKQTAMVNPYANITFVDPKGRLYKFIRATTLMPDPPKETLPHPYGVDVELLQRLIQVTPYNNMLEFLKNHFHRVGEVTAKKFLEFSGISPTKNPKKLSHEEVVRLMQMLKKFKEFLPPDASCLSPLGEELLKTGVLKELKPEFVAVHQRKPATYAGHPFIVEVAIAYGGEIPQRNGFVIYRFANRIPLLYDEASDVSVKVINAMNWRRYKVSPDMPIAIVVHICSTKVPYKTVGKEFIADRPEVRREIANGLREVARQLQRFLTRREHVDRERKRLGIFSKYLPRIAEFSTRLAGKEKPPDIERLLRSVRRFGAEGV, encoded by the coding sequence GTGGCACAAGTAACGTTTGAAGAGATAAGCGCTTCAGATTTTTTCTACCGGAACCGAGACATAGCCGGGTTCACAAACCCAACAAGAGCGATTTTCGCCGCCATAAGGGAGCTTGTTGAAAACTCTTTGGATGCTGCTGAAAGTCTCAAGATACCGCCAGACATATATGTAAGGCTCTCTTTTGAAGGGGAAGCCAGCCAAGAAACCCAGATCTACAAGTTGAGGGTTGAAGACAACGGTTGCGGCATCCCACCGCGACATATTCCCTCAGCTTTTGGACAAGTGCTTTACGGTTCAAAATATAAGTTAAAACAGCAGAGAGGCACCTTCGGCCTAGGTGGCAAAATGGCCATCTTATACGGGCAGATAACAACCCACCAACCTGCCACCATAATTTCAAGCACTAGCCCGTCTTCCAAAATTTACATGTATAAACTCATGATTGATATTCAGCGGAACCGTCCGATAATTCTTGACCGCAAGGTTTTCTTGAACAAGGAAGGGTGGCGAGGAACCGTCGTCGAATTCAGCCTCGAAGGCGACTACTTAAGGGCCATGCCGAAAATTTTGGAGTATTTCAAGCAAACAGCCATGGTGAACCCCTATGCTAACATAACCTTTGTGGATCCTAAAGGTAGATTATACAAGTTTATAAGGGCAACCACTCTTATGCCAGATCCGCCTAAAGAGACGCTACCTCACCCCTACGGTGTTGATGTGGAGCTTCTTCAGCGTCTTATACAGGTTACGCCATACAACAACATGCTGGAGTTTTTGAAGAACCATTTCCACCGTGTTGGCGAAGTGACAGCTAAAAAGTTTCTTGAATTCAGTGGAATAAGCCCAACCAAAAACCCGAAGAAGCTTTCCCATGAAGAAGTTGTCAGATTAATGCAAATGTTAAAAAAGTTTAAGGAGTTTCTGCCACCAGATGCAAGTTGTCTTTCACCACTTGGAGAGGAACTACTTAAAACTGGTGTTCTTAAAGAGTTGAAGCCAGAGTTTGTGGCGGTTCACCAAAGGAAACCAGCCACCTATGCTGGACATCCATTTATCGTCGAAGTGGCAATAGCCTATGGTGGAGAAATTCCTCAACGGAACGGGTTCGTGATATACCGTTTTGCCAACCGGATACCACTGCTTTATGATGAGGCAAGCGACGTATCTGTGAAAGTTATAAACGCCATGAACTGGCGTCGCTATAAGGTTTCGCCAGACATGCCAATAGCCATAGTAGTGCACATTTGCAGCACAAAAGTGCCTTACAAAACCGTTGGAAAAGAGTTCATTGCCGACAGACCGGAAGTCAGACGGGAAATAGCTAATGGATTGCGAGAAGTTGCGCGGCAACTTCAACGCTTTTTAACACGGAGGGAACATGTTGACAGAGAACGCAAACGTCTCGGGATCTTCAGTAAATACTTGCCCAGAATCGCCGAGTTTTCAACGCGACTAGCTGGAAAGGAGAAACCTCCAGATATTGAGAGGCTTTTAAGGAGTGTGAGAAGATTTGGAGCCGAAGGAGTTTAA
- a CDS encoding DNA topoisomerase IV subunit A: MESGFFPSIEMPSRSTENIYYDPKFRQFILGDKKVRRSTRNIRHLKPFAQLVWTALFSYELTSQRKTSTLRDVYYSAQAYEMTFKDQQESNNIITDLETVLGFSREDFNIFPEERSAVFGDLTIRYTVPGYEGKTLNLTSHPDGVMIGPALTSAEFVETSADKVIAIEKGGLFTRFIEENVHKKFNAILVLTAGQAPRATRHFIRRLNRELGLPVYIFTDGDPWGMHIAMVIISGSANAAHLRDLTTPDAKWSGVWATDIVKYKLPTDPLDEIDMKRLYELQKDPRYKEDPLWQREIKTFMKIKRKAEQEAFSRYGLTYIVDEYLPAKLEETK; the protein is encoded by the coding sequence ATGGAAAGTGGATTTTTCCCATCCATAGAAATGCCAAGCCGCTCAACTGAAAACATTTACTACGATCCAAAGTTCCGACAGTTCATTTTAGGTGACAAGAAGGTTAGGCGAAGCACACGCAATATCCGCCATTTGAAGCCTTTTGCCCAGCTTGTTTGGACAGCCCTTTTCTCTTATGAGCTCACGTCACAACGGAAAACTTCCACACTTAGAGATGTTTACTATTCGGCGCAAGCCTACGAAATGACATTCAAAGACCAGCAGGAATCAAACAACATTATAACTGATCTAGAAACAGTCCTCGGCTTTTCACGGGAAGACTTCAACATTTTTCCGGAGGAACGCTCAGCAGTTTTCGGCGATCTAACAATACGCTATACAGTGCCGGGTTACGAAGGTAAGACGTTGAACCTAACGTCGCACCCAGACGGTGTCATGATTGGACCAGCGTTAACTTCAGCAGAGTTTGTGGAAACGTCAGCTGATAAGGTTATAGCCATCGAGAAAGGCGGCTTGTTCACGCGGTTTATAGAGGAGAACGTGCATAAAAAGTTCAATGCTATTCTTGTGCTTACGGCGGGGCAAGCGCCTAGGGCAACACGCCACTTTATCAGGAGGCTGAACCGTGAACTTGGTTTGCCAGTCTACATTTTCACTGACGGTGATCCTTGGGGAATGCACATAGCTATGGTGATAATCTCCGGTTCGGCCAACGCTGCCCACCTAAGGGACTTAACAACGCCTGATGCCAAATGGAGCGGTGTGTGGGCAACGGACATTGTCAAATACAAGCTGCCCACAGACCCGCTGGACGAGATTGACATGAAGAGGCTTTATGAACTGCAAAAAGATCCCCGCTACAAGGAGGACCCCCTATGGCAAAGGGAAATAAAAACCTTCATGAAGATTAAGCGTAAAGCCGAACAGGAAGCTTTTAGCCGCTATGGACTAACCTACATTGTAGACGAGTATCTGCCAGCAAAACTTGAAGAAACAAAATAG
- the infB gene encoding translation initiation factor IF-2, translated as MSIRQPIVCVLGHVDTGKTLLLDKIRKTSVQAREAGGMTQHIGASFFPVETLKQMIGPLLSTIKGEIEIPGLLVIDTPGHEAFTNLRKRGGSVADIAILVIDVLRGFEAQTYECIEILKARKTPFLVAANKIDRIPGWNSYPDTPFLKSYQLQDKYVQEDLDNRLYEIIGTFSRLGFRADRFDRIKDFTRTVAIVPTSAKTGEGIVELLAVLVGLTQQYLKKRLQTTAGPAKGTVLEVKEEPGLGLTLNTIIYDGTLKKDDLIVVGGKEKPITTRVRAILVPKPLDEIRDPRDKFSSVESVSAAAGVKIVASDLEGAVAGAPLYAVPEGEKPEKYVKLIFEEIEKIRITTDVNGIILKADTLGSLEAIAENLRRNGVPIRLADIGDVSKRDVTEAAIVKEQEPLYGAILAFNVKILPDAEEEARNTGVQIFKEKIIYHLIDNYISWLKAQQEAKLTAEFEKLVKPGKIRILEGYVFRKAKPAIVGVEILAGRIRPKYSLIRAENGEDVGEIQQIQEKGKALSEAKQGMQVAISLDKPIVGRHIFEKDLLYVKIPESHAKVLLKEFMERLTPDEQEALNEYVNIMRRRTPFWAA; from the coding sequence ATGTCCATTAGGCAGCCGATTGTGTGCGTCCTTGGGCATGTGGATACTGGTAAGACTTTACTTTTGGATAAGATTCGCAAAACAAGCGTTCAAGCCCGTGAGGCTGGCGGCATGACGCAGCACATCGGTGCCAGCTTTTTTCCTGTTGAGACTTTAAAGCAGATGATTGGCCCGCTTTTATCGACAATTAAGGGTGAAATTGAAATTCCAGGTTTGCTTGTGATTGACACACCGGGACATGAAGCTTTCACTAACCTGCGGAAACGAGGCGGCAGCGTAGCAGATATTGCCATCCTCGTAATCGACGTGCTCCGCGGCTTTGAAGCGCAAACCTACGAGTGCATCGAAATTTTAAAGGCGCGTAAAACGCCTTTTCTTGTAGCAGCCAATAAGATCGACCGAATACCCGGCTGGAATTCTTATCCGGACACACCGTTCCTTAAAAGTTATCAGCTGCAAGACAAGTACGTACAAGAGGATTTGGACAACCGCCTATACGAAATAATTGGAACATTCTCACGTTTAGGTTTTAGGGCTGACCGTTTCGACCGCATAAAAGACTTTACAAGAACCGTGGCAATTGTGCCGACAAGCGCCAAAACAGGTGAGGGAATCGTTGAGCTTCTGGCAGTTCTGGTGGGTTTAACACAACAATATCTTAAGAAACGTTTACAGACCACAGCAGGTCCAGCTAAAGGCACCGTTTTAGAGGTTAAAGAAGAACCTGGACTTGGATTAACCCTTAACACAATCATTTATGATGGAACATTAAAAAAAGACGATCTAATTGTTGTGGGTGGAAAGGAAAAACCTATAACAACACGGGTTAGAGCCATTTTGGTTCCTAAACCGCTTGATGAGATTAGAGACCCCAGAGACAAGTTTTCATCAGTTGAGTCTGTTTCAGCAGCAGCTGGAGTTAAAATCGTCGCATCGGACTTGGAAGGCGCTGTGGCTGGTGCACCATTATACGCCGTTCCTGAGGGAGAAAAACCCGAGAAATACGTGAAGCTAATTTTCGAAGAAATCGAAAAAATTAGGATTACAACCGACGTAAACGGCATTATTCTTAAAGCTGACACACTGGGCTCTTTGGAGGCCATAGCCGAAAACTTGAGACGCAACGGCGTGCCGATTCGCTTGGCAGACATTGGCGACGTCTCTAAGAGGGATGTCACAGAAGCCGCCATTGTAAAAGAGCAAGAGCCATTATACGGTGCAATTTTAGCTTTTAACGTTAAAATTTTGCCGGATGCTGAAGAAGAAGCAAGAAATACTGGTGTACAAATTTTTAAGGAGAAAATAATTTATCACTTGATAGATAATTATATTTCTTGGCTTAAAGCCCAACAAGAAGCCAAACTTACTGCTGAATTTGAAAAACTAGTTAAACCTGGGAAAATCCGTATTTTGGAAGGGTATGTTTTCAGAAAAGCAAAACCAGCTATTGTAGGTGTTGAGATTTTGGCTGGGAGAATTAGGCCCAAATACAGCCTAATAAGGGCTGAAAACGGAGAGGACGTGGGTGAAATACAACAAATTCAAGAAAAAGGCAAAGCGCTATCAGAAGCCAAACAAGGTATGCAAGTAGCAATAAGCCTAGACAAACCGATAGTTGGAAGACACATCTTCGAAAAAGACCTACTGTATGTTAAAATACCGGAATCTCACGCCAAAGTTCTGTTAAAAGAGTTCATGGAAAGATTAACACCAGATGAACAGGAAGCATTAAACGAGTATGTCAACATTATGCGAAGGAGAACACCATTTTGGGCAGCGTAG
- a CDS encoding bifunctional 5,6,7,8-tetrahydromethanopterin hydro-lyase/3-hexulose-6-phosphate synthase, with protein sequence MLGIHRDTLYSWLKEFNVDFEKVTENISVIIAPETRQPSKGYTYLIGEAFVGEGNEVAHIDLLIGDKDGPVGEAFANGLAHLSMGHTPLLAVIRPNLPPKPHTLLVPKVTVSNLEDANKIFGPAQAAVAKAIADAVEEGIIPKDKVDDWVVVCSVFVHPKASDYRKIYHYNYSATKLALKRAIAKYPSLEKLFYDKDRAKHPMLGYRVPRLWRPPYLQISLDIPDLERTKKIISQIPRSDRIILEAGTPLIKRYGAKVISDLREVAKDIFIIADLKTLDVGKVEVDIAYEETADGVIAAGLAPIETLDAFIYEAKRLGIYAAIDMLNVEDPVKKLKALKDFPDIVIIHRGIDQETGRTIGLELIQELKEAFKDKKFLVAVAGGIIPETAKEALEKGADIIVVGRYVTQSKDIERSVREFLELTPEMREDIDVYRVHVE encoded by the coding sequence ATGCTTGGAATTCACAGAGATACCCTTTATTCTTGGCTCAAAGAGTTTAATGTCGATTTCGAGAAGGTAACGGAGAACATTTCCGTGATTATCGCACCGGAAACCCGACAACCCTCTAAGGGATATACATATCTCATCGGCGAGGCTTTTGTCGGAGAGGGCAATGAGGTGGCACACATAGACTTGCTAATAGGCGATAAAGATGGGCCTGTGGGAGAGGCCTTTGCGAATGGTTTAGCCCACCTTTCCATGGGGCACACGCCTCTTTTGGCGGTCATTAGGCCAAACCTTCCGCCTAAACCTCACACTTTGCTAGTGCCAAAGGTTACTGTGAGCAATTTAGAGGACGCAAATAAAATCTTTGGTCCAGCGCAAGCTGCTGTGGCTAAGGCCATCGCAGATGCGGTAGAGGAGGGGATAATTCCAAAAGACAAGGTAGATGACTGGGTTGTGGTTTGCAGCGTTTTTGTCCACCCTAAAGCAAGCGACTATAGGAAAATATATCACTACAATTACAGCGCGACAAAATTGGCCTTGAAAAGAGCCATTGCAAAGTATCCTTCGCTTGAAAAATTATTTTACGATAAGGATCGAGCTAAACATCCAATGTTAGGTTACAGAGTGCCACGTCTTTGGAGACCACCATACTTGCAGATTTCCCTTGACATACCTGACTTAGAAAGGACAAAGAAGATTATATCGCAGATCCCAAGAAGCGACAGAATAATATTGGAAGCAGGCACACCGCTTATAAAGCGTTATGGGGCAAAAGTTATAAGCGATCTACGTGAAGTAGCCAAGGACATATTCATTATCGCAGACCTTAAAACTCTCGACGTTGGAAAAGTCGAGGTAGACATCGCCTATGAGGAAACAGCTGACGGGGTAATAGCAGCTGGCTTAGCTCCAATAGAAACCCTCGACGCTTTTATATACGAGGCTAAAAGACTTGGAATTTACGCTGCCATAGACATGCTAAATGTGGAGGATCCCGTAAAAAAGCTTAAAGCGCTTAAAGATTTCCCAGACATTGTTATAATCCACCGCGGAATAGATCAGGAAACTGGAAGAACTATAGGTCTAGAGCTAATCCAAGAGCTGAAGGAAGCCTTTAAGGACAAAAAGTTTCTAGTGGCTGTAGCAGGAGGCATAATTCCGGAAACGGCAAAAGAGGCGCTGGAAAAAGGCGCAGATATAATAGTGGTAGGACGCTACGTTACACAGTCCAAGGATATTGAGAGATCCGTGAGAGAATTCCTAGAATTAACACCGGAGATGCGGGAGGACATAGACGTTTACAGGGTACATGTAGAATAA
- a CDS encoding 30S ribosomal protein S6e: protein MAKFKVIVSDPEDGTSKTVELEDARAAPLIGKKIGDIVDGAILGLAGYKVQITGGSDKDGFPMRPNVHGGVRRNVVLSGGVGFNPEKEGERRRKKVRGNVITDEIAQINMKIVEKPKAKKTEVSES from the coding sequence ATGGCAAAATTCAAAGTGATAGTTTCAGACCCCGAAGATGGAACTTCAAAGACTGTAGAGTTGGAGGATGCCCGTGCAGCACCGCTCATCGGAAAAAAGATAGGCGACATAGTTGATGGAGCCATTTTAGGTTTAGCAGGTTATAAGGTGCAGATAACCGGTGGTTCTGATAAAGATGGTTTTCCAATGAGACCCAATGTTCATGGCGGAGTTCGAAGAAACGTTGTTTTAAGTGGTGGCGTAGGGTTTAATCCAGAGAAAGAGGGGGAGCGACGCCGCAAGAAGGTCCGAGGAAATGTAATAACGGATGAAATCGCCCAAATTAACATGAAAATTGTTGAAAAACCAAAAGCCAAAAAAACTGAGGTTTCTGAAAGTTAA
- a CDS encoding cob(I)yrinic acid a,c-diamide adenosyltransferase — protein sequence MLMGYIYLYTGTGGGKTTNALGLALRSVGHKRRVVIIQFLKWWKNTGEYKIRKLLAPYYEIYQFGRKGWHGLSNLSEEDKKLAKKALKFAEKIVKEKKPHLLILDEINLALHCKLLDIQEVLDFLGKVPEKTDVVLTGRFAPKELIDRADFVNEIVDVKHPEKTVTTKGIQY from the coding sequence ATGTTAATGGGGTATATTTATCTCTACACTGGAACTGGTGGCGGAAAAACAACTAACGCCTTAGGTTTAGCCTTGCGCTCTGTGGGGCACAAACGCAGAGTTGTGATAATACAATTTCTGAAATGGTGGAAGAATACTGGCGAATACAAAATCCGCAAACTATTAGCACCCTATTATGAAATCTACCAGTTTGGCAGGAAAGGATGGCATGGCCTCAGCAATCTAAGCGAGGAAGACAAAAAATTGGCAAAAAAAGCCCTGAAATTCGCAGAAAAGATAGTTAAAGAGAAAAAGCCCCACTTACTGATACTAGACGAGATCAATCTGGCACTGCATTGCAAACTTTTAGATATACAGGAAGTCCTAGACTTTTTAGGCAAAGTCCCCGAAAAAACAGACGTGGTCTTAACTGGCAGATTTGCTCCAAAAGAACTGATTGACAGGGCAGATTTTGTAAATGAAATAGTTGATGTTAAACATCCGGAGAAAACTGTTACGACAAAAGGCATACAATATTAA